CCATCAGCAATACGAACAGGATGATCGCTTCTTCGTAGTCGAATCCTTTGGCCAGCGAAACGAGCACGCCAAGCCCCAGAAGGATACAGGTCAACACCCAAGCGGCATCGATGCGCCGTTGTAAGGACCGAGCTAATACAAGTAACAGTGCCCCAATCACGCTGCCTAATAAGTGCGAAACCTCGACGACTGGCAGCGGAAGAAACTCGCGTAACATGGCCATGCGACCATGCGAGGCTGGTAGGGAACCAGAGATCAACAAGATCAGTCCAGCCACAAACACGCCGCCCGTCACCACGCGTGGTCCGATGACCATCGTCCACCGCACAGCTTCGCGTCCGATCGCCGTTGCCGTGCTGGCATGTTCACGGAAGGTGGCCACGCCGACGATGCAAAGTCCAACCGTGAGCGGCAGGAGATAATAGATGACACGATACGCCAAGAGCGAAGCAAGTAGTCCGTGCGAGTTGGAAAATGGAAGCATCGTCACGACGACTAATTCCAACACCCCCAGCCCGCCCGGAACGTGACTTACCAGCGACACAATCACGGCCAGAATGAAGATCGCGGTAAAGGGAAGGAAGCTAATCTGCGCGTCTTTCGGCAGCAAGACGTACAGGGCCGCCGAGGCGCACATGAAGTCGGTCGCCGAGACAAACGTTTGTGCCAAAGCAATTCGCAGCGGAGGTGGCTGAAAGTTGATCTTCATCCAGTGGATCGGCCGTTGCCGTACCCAGCACAGGATGAAGAATAGCCCTACCGTACTTAATAAGATTGCGCCGAGAGGGCGACTGGTGGCCAGCGGTAAATTGAAACGGGCTGGGATATCGAACGGCGTCAGCAGGAACAACGTTCCCCCAAGCGTGAACAGCCCCATCCAAAACGCCGTCGCGATCAGCAGGATCATGCGAACGATCTCAGGCGACGACATGCCCCAACTGGCGTACAGTCGCACACGGATCGGGGTTCCTCCGAAGACGGAACCGAGCGTGTTGCTGAATGAATAGTAAAGGAATGATACGATCGCGACTTGGCGTAACTTGAGAACGTGGTCGATCAAGTGGACGGCCAGCCAGTCGTAACCGATCATCACGGCATAGTTGAGCAGTGTGAAGCCGAGCGATAACGCAATGACCTGCCACGGAAGCGATTCGAAGCTTTCCGCAACGTCATGAGGATGGATGTTGCGAAACTCGTAATGCAACAACCATAACGATCCGCCAAACATGGCGACCGTGAGAACGTTAAGCAGCGTGTGGTAATGCTCAGTCAGCCAACGGAGCCAGGTCTGCTGCGGGGTAGCTGCGATGTCGGTCGATTCGCTCGCCAATGCCGGCGGCACCGGTTCTTCTTCCATGGGGGAACTAGGTGGCTGCGTCACAGATAGCTCGCTTAGACGGTCAAGGAATGACGACCGTAAAGAATACGTTTCGAAATCGCTTCCCGACGCACTATTTTACGGAATACAATCCCTGAGCCCAGGGTGTTATCGGAGGAACTTGGCGACGGAATCGAATCGGTGTCAGCCTTTTCTCGTCTCACCTTGCTACCAAGTGGGGAGCAAGCGGCTTGGCATAGACTGCAGACCGCATTATCGACGACCTAAGTGCAGGCATCGCTACGGCGCATTTCGAGATACTTGGGCACCCAAGAGTAATCTCCACCGATGACATGCCGACAATGAGTCAGAATGTTAATACATGCATTATGAATACCATCCCGAGTCTTTTGCGGCGAGGGAAAAGGCGACTCATTCGTAATCAGGCCTGGCGAGATTGGCCGTGTGCGGCGCTCGGCTAACGGGACGAATACCAGCAAGGCGTGTCCTAAATGTAGGCCATTTTCTCCCAGCGTATCTCGCGGTGAGAATTGGACAATGACTTCTCCTTCAGGACACTCGTGAAAATAGAAGTTGGTCTTGGGGAAAGCGACTTGAACGCCATCTGGCCCATCGTCCTTCAGAACATACGGCTCTGGCCATACGAATTCCGAGAACACTTCCTCCAACAAGGCAACGGTCAAGAATGGCGATTCATTAAGCATTTCTGTCAGTAGCAGATTAGAAAGGACAAAAAATAACCCCGACCGAGATGTGATCGGTCAGGGTTCAAAAGCGTTTGGCACCAATGAATCTCGGTGCTACCACACTGCTTACTTTTTCGCGTCGGCAACTTCGAATTCAGCCTTTTCCCAAGCTTCTTCGCCGAACAGCTTGGTCAGTTGCTCATCACCTTCCAGCTTCTCTGCCTTGCCTTTGCAGTTGTTGCAGCAGAACTGGATCTTCGCGCCGTTGACTGTCAGTTCGGTCTTCAGCGGGCCACCCGTGAATGGGCACTTGGCTTGCTTGGCTTGTTCGGTAGCAACTAGCTGCTGGTTGGCTTTGGCCATGACCAACTTGTCTTTACCTTCAATCTTCTTAGCGAAAGCCTTAGGGCAGTTATCGCAGCAGAAGAAGACTTCACCACCTTTGTAGTCAACCGACTTTTCTGCCTTGGCAGGTGCCTTGGGGTTCATGACGCATTTAACGTCAGTCAGATCGATCTCGGCAGCGACCACCGTAAGCGCCATGACTGCAAGTAAGGCGACACCAGAAAGGAGGAAACGGGCTTTCATAAATATGAGCCTTTCGATTCGGAGAGTTCGGGGCAGGAAACGATTCAACGTCAGAGCCGCATTATCACGCGCTCGGGAACCAAGAGTCAAATTAGGTACCGAGAAAACTGTTCGTTGGTTAACGACAGCGGATCCGAATTAGTTTTAGTCTGAGACGCGATGTGGAATAATTTTTTTGAACCTAATCACCCATTGGTGGTTGACGAATCGAGAAAGGTTGTTTTATGGTATTGAGAATCATTCTCGATACAGCCGCCAGCTAAACCCTCCCCCGGACCAGCCAGCTTTAGATCGTTCGAGTTCCCTGAACCTATTTTTCTAAAGCTGGAGACTACCAAGCGATGCGCGGTCGCCGTGGGTTTACCCTTGTTGAATTGCTGGTTGTTATCGCCATCATTGGCGTTCTGATTGCCCTTTTGCTGCCGGCAGTGCAGCAAGCACGTGAAGCCGCTCGGCGGATGTCGTGCTCGAACAATTTGAAGCAAATCGTTCTCTCGATGCACAATTACGAGAGTGCCATGCGGCAGTTTCCGCCGATCGGGGAATCGATTAGCTATTCGTTTTCTGTCCAAGCGCAGCTACTCCCATTCTGCGAGCAAGCAAATCTGCAAGACCTGATCGACTTTGATATCCCGCTGGGGCATCCCCGTAACGGTGTTAGTCCCGAGCACGTTTTGCCTGCAAAAACGCCGGTCGAATTCTTCAACTGCCCCAGCGACGATTCGCCTGCCGTGAAGACAGTTGAGACAGCCCGCGGTGGTCCCTTTGATTATGCCGGCATCAACTACTGCGTGAACGTAGGAAGTGGCTCTGGCGAATACGTCAGTTTCGGCGATCCGACCGACGGAATCTCGTGGGCCGGAGCCAAGGTCAAGTTCCGTGATGTTACTGACGGAACCTCCAATACCGTTGCCTTTGCGGAAACCTTGATGGGGCCAGGCTACGAAGCGACTAGTACGCCAGATCCGCGAAGCATGCAAAAGTACATCGCGGGAGGCAGTGGCCGTAATATCTCGGACATGCAGGCGATGCGTGCTTACTACGATGCCAATGACTTGTCGGGCTTCTTGGGGCAAGTCACCGGCTGGGATGGTCAACGGGGTACGGCTTGGATCCGCGGCTTTGGCAGCGGCGGCGGTGCGATCAACGGCTACATCACGCCAAACAGCAGCTTCCCCGACATGTCGATTCGAGCCTACATCGTCATGGGACCACGCAGCAATCACCCCGGCGGGGCGATGACTGCCTTCGTTGACGGAAGCGTTCACTTCCTGCCAGATACGATCAATGCCGCGACCCAGCGTCGCTTGTTCGCCCGCAACGACGGCCAGGTCGTCGGCGAGTATTAAGCAATATTCGAGAGCCTCAAGCGATACGAAGAGATCGTCGCCTGATGGGTATTCTCTTTTTCCAAACAGGACCGATAGATGTCAACGACGGAAGTTCCTGCGGCACCTGCCGATTCATCAACATCGGCAGGGGATACGGCTTCGATCCTTGCGGCAGCTCGCGTGAAGCGCGGCCAAACGGGGAAACCGACTCCCAAGCCAAAAAGCTGGTTGTCGAAGGCATCGAATGAATGTTTAAAGCTAATCCGTCGCGTGCACCTTTACTCCGGCATCTTCATGTTGCCGTGGGTTTTGCTTTATGGATTCACCGGTTGGTTCTTCAATCATCCTGGCTACTTTACCGGCGATCAAGTCACTACGTTTCAGGCTTCCGATGTGGCCGATGGACAGCTGGCTTCCCTGCCCCAGCCCAACGCGATTGCATCGAAGATTGTCGACGAACTGAATATCGAGTCTTTCTTGGTCGACGGTCCGGAGATCAAGCTGACCGATGCTCGTGCTGCCGAATATTCCAGCTATCTCCGCTTCTCCGTCTCGGCTGACGGTGCGCAACATGATGTTGAAATTGATCCTGTCAGCGGATCGGGGCAAGTCCGCACGACGTTCCGTAACGAAAGCGAAACCGAAGTGGTCGCCGACGAGCTCCCTTCCAATCCGCTGCAGAATGTGGCTTCGGTTATCGTTCCTGAAAATGCGATGACCAAAGCACAAGAGGTCACCCCACAAGTACTCACCGACCTGGGGCTTCCCTCAGGCACCGCTTCTCCAGGGCGACGATCGGCCAACCTAACCTTCTCCGCCGAAGTGGATGGAGTCCCGTGCATCGTGACGTGCAACTTGGGTAACGGAAGCGTTACCGCGCTGCGGGAAGATGCTAAGCCAGAGATCGAAACGAAGAGCTTTCTGCAACGGTTGCACTTAGCCCGCATGTATTCGCCTCATTGGAATGTTCGCTGGTTCTGGGCGTTGATGGTCGATTTGATGTTCCTTTCGATGGTCTTCTGGGGCGTGTCTGGCATCTTGATGTGGTGGCAGATCAAGCGAACCCGTTTGTGGGGTGGTGGCTTCCTGGTGGCAAGCGTTATCTGCGCCACACTTTTGATGGTTGGCATGCACGATAGCTTGGCGACTTCAGGGCGTGGTCGAGGGGGCGGCGGTGGTGGTCGACCGCAAGGTGGACGCCCGCCAGCGGCTCAAGTCGAAGCTGAAGCGGACGTCGATGAGGTCGCGTCGGTTCCGTCACAAAAACGCTCGTAACACAACTCCACTCACACTTCAGGCCAACAGGATTCCTCGGATGCGAAATGCTTACCTTTTTACCCTTTTCCTCGGATTAAGCTGGTCCGCGCCGGCAATTGCGGCGGAAGCTGAACAGCCAACACTCGACGGCATGTCCGCTTTGCTCGAGAAAAGCTTGACGGCGATCGACGACGACAACGACGGCAAGGTTCCCTTGTTGAACGTGATTCGTGCGGTCCGACCACTCGGCTTCGGTGCGCAGTCGAACTCGGAATCGTCGGTCTCTACTGGTCGAGGAAGAGGACAAGGTAATCGCGGTGGGCGAGGCATGTCGCGCGATGCCAGTGGATCGGAAGCAGGCGGGCAATCGCGAGGTGGACGTCGTGGTCGCGGAGGAGAAGCTTCACAAGGACAGGCGGCGTCACCCACAAGTGGGCGAGGTGGTCGTGGCGGTTTCGATCCCGTGGAACGATTCAAATCGTTTGATCAAGACGGCGATGGCTTGCTGAAGGGAGACGAGATCAATGCTCGTCTGACCGGGTCGAAGTACGCGGAAGATGGCGAAGTCAGCCTAGAGGAGTTCCAAGCAGCCTTTGAAGAGATGCGTGCTTCAATGTCCGCCGGTGGTGGCCACAACCATGGCGGCGGAGGCCATGGAGGAGGTGGACAGGGACCAGGAGGACAGCGAGGTGGTAATCGTGGTGCTCCGACTGCGACCACATCCGAAGACGCGGCGTTGTTGGTCTCGTTTGATCAAAATCGTGATCGGGTGATTGAACTGCCGGAGATCAAATTGGCTTTGTCCCAGGAAGTCGAACGCCTGACCCAAGCGCGAATGACGCTCGACAAAGATCAAGATGGCGCGATCAGCAAATCCGAGTTCGCCGCCCAAGTCGAATCCGACGATCCGGCAACGCTGGATGAAGATGGCTTTGATCGCCGCACACGGATGATGTTCAACCGTGAAGATACCGATCAGGATGGCGCGATCACGGAAGAAGAAATCAAGCAACAAGTTCTGCAACAAACCGGTCGTCGCGTTCTCGCGTTGGGCTACTGCTTGGAGTTTGCGGATCTCGACGCGAACCGCGACCAGCAAATCTCAGCGGACGAAGTCACCAAGCTTGGATCGACCGAGCTCTCGGATTTGCTTGCAATTTCGGGGGAAGAGCCTCTGCCTTGCGAGGCTTTCTATGCGACCATTTATCGACGCCTTGCACGCCGATAATCGGTTAGCATTTCACGATTGAACGAAAACATGGGCCCACGCCCGCGTGGGCTTTCTTTGTACTGTGTGCAGTTACCTATCCGAGGTCTGGTCGGTTTAGCCATGCATGGTATCGCCTTCTGACGCGAATGACTCGATTCGCTCCAGCGTGTATTGCTTGCGACCATGTGTTGGTGAGTCGGCTTTTAGATTAGGGGATCGATCTGTACCTAAAGTTCGTAGATTTCCAACTTTGTATGTGACAAAGCGGGAATGCGATTTTTCTTCGACTTTGCGCACGTCGTTTGCGATGACTCTGGCCAAGCCCATTTTGAGTCGCGGGGGAGTCCGCGGTAGACCCAACCCGAGAGATACGAGGCAAGACGCCCCAACAACCAAGCTTCGTCTCGTCGACATGACTACGTGTATCAAAAGGAGAACACGGTTATGCCATCCATCGTTACCATACACGCGATCGTATTGTTGTTGGGAATCGCGTATTCCGCATCAGCCCAGGAACTTAGTCGAACCGATCCGCCACCAGAATACGTCACGACCCCGGCTGAATACACAACCACGCCGCCCCAGTACACGACAACACCACCTGAATATATCCCGCTGCCTGATACCGTTCCGCCCGACTTTGGTCAGGAGGACGGGCAGTCAAGTGATGATCCCTACGCCGATGACTCGGACGAGGAGGATACCACAACCGATCCGCTTACGTCGATCAACAACGTGGAAACGATCGTGCAAGCATATGCCCAATATGCGTTGGGAATGGACAGCACCTCCGCGCAACAGTTTGTCAACGAGTTCGGCAACATCGCCTCGCAACTCGGTTACCAAACACAAGACGTTGGACTAGAGATGGGTGTGAAGATCGCCCTTTACCTCACGCTGACTCGCTCGTTGGGGTTCTCGTCGACCCTGATGTAAGTCGATCGCGTCACCATCTAGAAGGCTTCGTCGCCCCGCGGGTCTGGCCAATTGCTGCCCAGGCTAGGCTTGCGGGGCCGACTTTTTTCGAAGCGGCTAATTCCGGTAAAAATCAATCCATCGGAGGCTGATTTGGTCTGGGTTCGTGGCAAAAAGTGCTTCTGGCAAGGGGACTTCAAAGTATCCGTTTTTTAAAGGGATGGAATCGCCTCCGACCATTTTTACTTCGGTATAAGACGAGCTTGATGGTACCAGCTTCGAGTGTTCGCGACCGGAACGCCAGGTCATACGTTGGCCGTGGTCGCCGCCACTAGCAATCGACCACTCGAACACGCCGTCATTTCTCGCTGCCTGAAACGATTCGAGCCCGTGAAGATGTAGCCGCACATGAATTTGTTTTGGCCAATCCTTGGACTTCCGATCGATCGATAATTTACCGAGGCCTGACTCACTCGTGATGTCGATCACGGTTGTTGCGTCCTCCGTGAGGAATCGAATCTCGGTTCCTGGTTGAGCGACACTTGCCATCAACGAATCGTTTGTGGCGGGGACGGCGGATGTGTTCTCCTCCCCTGCCCGCTTCAATTTGCTGACCGTCACGATCCAGCGTTCTGCCACTTCGACCCCCGCGCGGCGCTGGAGCGTTCCGGTAACAACTACCTGATTGCCATCTAGCTTTTCAGCCTGATCGCGCATCTCGGTATGTTTGCCGAAGTCGAGTTCCCAGGTAACTCCATTCGAAGTAATGGTGGTTCCGGTTGTCTCACCGCCGATAGCAACTAGTCCGGTGCGAAGCGTGCCGACAACGGTCACCTTGATGGAGTCAGCGACCTTGGCGGGCGAACTGTCTTCGTCTACGGCCGGCACTGCATGTCCGTTGACGGTCTTGATTCCGTCGCGATCGACGACCATCAATGTATACCCAAACCCTGGCCCGCCGATCTTCGTGCTGAAGACGACGAATTTCAAATTCCCATCGTCGTCGGTCATGGGCCGCATGTTCGCCCGATTGGGTCCATATGCCGTGCCGACCAGGACAAGCGATTTGGAGAAATCGATCTTGGGTAGTTCTTCCCCTGGTCGCCATGCTTTCCATAGCTTCTCCCAGGCGTCAGCATCGGCGATAAACTCGGTTTTTGGGGTAAACTTTTTCAGCAACGATTCGTCTTGCTGCTTACCCGACCAGACCTGGGGCGGTTTTTCTTCGGACGGCGGATCGGCGGCAAGTGTTGGGCAGATTAAGATAGCGAAAACCGCCAGTGTTACAGATATTCGGAGGATCATTGGCAATCTCCATGGAGTTTCTAGGGATGGTTGCTAATTAGACGAATCATACCGGGAAACGGTTCTCACGTTGCTAAAAATACGTTTATGCCGCAGGTTGTGGGGATTTTGGGCCGATGATGCCTGCATCTACCCGATAACCGATGGCCCGACTTGCATGGCCGCCCGCTTTGTCCTCGGAGGCATTTGAGATGGCACTTCTTGGCTCCCGACAGATCGTCCCCGCGGTCATTCTGATGCTACTCGCAAGCAGTTCGCTGGCGTGGAGTGACGAGCTGGAGCAACTCGACCTGGTCGAACTACGCGACGCCTATACTTTCGACCTGCAAGTCGCCCGTGGTTTGCTGGAGGAAGACTGTCGGTACGGTAAGATTCGTGGCCAGGCCGTTTCGCAGAAGCAGTTAGATAACTATCTGAAAGTGTTCCTGCCAGAGATTAAGCTCTACCCGCCGAAACTGGTCGAAAAGGCGAAGGTGCGGCGCATTGTGTTGTGCTGCGATCTCCATTTTGCTGGGCAGAAGCGGAGTGCGATTCCGAGTTGGGAAAACGAGACGATGTATTACGATGTCGTCTCGTGGGCGACGACCTCTTACAAGCAGCTAGTGATCCATCATGAGTTGTTCCACATGATCGACGTCCACGATGACGGACGCATCTATCAGGACGATGCCTGGGCCCGCTTGTTGCCCGATTCGTTTCAGTACGGAACCGGTGGGCGGAATGCTCAAGGGGATCGAACCATGTCTCACCTGACAGATAAGGTTGCGGGCTTTCTGAGCAAGTATGCCACGACCGGGATCGAAGAAGACAAGGCCGAGACATTCGCCCACATGCTGCTGCATCCCCGTTACCTGGACCAACGAGCGGAAACCGAAGCGTTACTGGCCGCTAAGATGTTTTACATGCGGCGTTTGCTGAAACAGTTTTGCGATGACATGGACAACGACTTCTGGACGCACGTGAAAAGCATTCCGCGACCCGACGACACCAAATTAAGATCGCCGTCTTGAGAGCTCCCGAACGCACGGTGCGGCGCGGCATAGCGACCATACTGGTCATCACATCATCCAAAGAAGTTCATGAGTCGGTTTGCGATCCATTCACGAAACTCAGGCGTGGTTGGCGGGCAATGTTTGCACTGCGGCAAGACTTCCACCTCGGCTTGAGGGACTTCTGCTTTCAGTCGTCGCGCGATCAACTGGCCAGGGAACGAAATGTCATCCTCCCCGGTGATCGCCAGGACGGGCATTGTTAGCTGCTTCAACTCGGCGACGGTGGCAACAGGCGGAATGCGCGGGTCCATCTTCAAATCTTTCAGCGAGCACTCGATGTACCCGCCCCAATTGTCATCCCAGGTCGAAACGATTGGCGCCAGCAATTGACGGAGATTCTTTTGCGTCGGTCGAAACTGATAGCGAAGCATCGGAAAGGCCATTTTCATCAGACCGGTTAAGTGCGAACCGTTGGCGATTCCGGCCGGCACTAACAGGGCCAATCGCTCGACACGTGAGGGCATGCTCGAGGCGGCCACGCGAGCGACATAGGCTCCCCAACTGACGCCGAACAAGTTGGCCTTGTCGAGACGCAGTCCGTCGAAAACGTCGCCAATCCAACCGCGCCACGCATCCCCTTTGAACGGCAGACGTACGTCCAAGCCTCGAATCGAT
This window of the Blastopirellula marina genome carries:
- a CDS encoding DUF1559 domain-containing protein encodes the protein MRGRRGFTLVELLVVIAIIGVLIALLLPAVQQAREAARRMSCSNNLKQIVLSMHNYESAMRQFPPIGESISYSFSVQAQLLPFCEQANLQDLIDFDIPLGHPRNGVSPEHVLPAKTPVEFFNCPSDDSPAVKTVETARGGPFDYAGINYCVNVGSGSGEYVSFGDPTDGISWAGAKVKFRDVTDGTSNTVAFAETLMGPGYEATSTPDPRSMQKYIAGGSGRNISDMQAMRAYYDANDLSGFLGQVTGWDGQRGTAWIRGFGSGGGAINGYITPNSSFPDMSIRAYIVMGPRSNHPGGAMTAFVDGSVHFLPDTINAATQRRLFARNDGQVVGEY
- a CDS encoding EF-hand domain-containing protein; the protein is MRNAYLFTLFLGLSWSAPAIAAEAEQPTLDGMSALLEKSLTAIDDDNDGKVPLLNVIRAVRPLGFGAQSNSESSVSTGRGRGQGNRGGRGMSRDASGSEAGGQSRGGRRGRGGEASQGQAASPTSGRGGRGGFDPVERFKSFDQDGDGLLKGDEINARLTGSKYAEDGEVSLEEFQAAFEEMRASMSAGGGHNHGGGGHGGGGQGPGGQRGGNRGAPTATTSEDAALLVSFDQNRDRVIELPEIKLALSQEVERLTQARMTLDKDQDGAISKSEFAAQVESDDPATLDEDGFDRRTRMMFNREDTDQDGAITEEEIKQQVLQQTGRRVLALGYCLEFADLDANRDQQISADEVTKLGSTELSDLLAISGEEPLPCEAFYATIYRRLARR
- a CDS encoding PepSY domain-containing protein, producing MSTTEVPAAPADSSTSAGDTASILAAARVKRGQTGKPTPKPKSWLSKASNECLKLIRRVHLYSGIFMLPWVLLYGFTGWFFNHPGYFTGDQVTTFQASDVADGQLASLPQPNAIASKIVDELNIESFLVDGPEIKLTDARAAEYSSYLRFSVSADGAQHDVEIDPVSGSGQVRTTFRNESETEVVADELPSNPLQNVASVIVPENAMTKAQEVTPQVLTDLGLPSGTASPGRRSANLTFSAEVDGVPCIVTCNLGNGSVTALREDAKPEIETKSFLQRLHLARMYSPHWNVRWFWALMVDLMFLSMVFWGVSGILMWWQIKRTRLWGGGFLVASVICATLLMVGMHDSLATSGRGRGGGGGGRPQGGRPPAAQVEAEADVDEVASVPSQKRS
- the mprF gene encoding bifunctional lysylphosphatidylglycerol flippase/synthetase MprF, coding for MTQPPSSPMEEEPVPPALASESTDIAATPQQTWLRWLTEHYHTLLNVLTVAMFGGSLWLLHYEFRNIHPHDVAESFESLPWQVIALSLGFTLLNYAVMIGYDWLAVHLIDHVLKLRQVAIVSFLYYSFSNTLGSVFGGTPIRVRLYASWGMSSPEIVRMILLIATAFWMGLFTLGGTLFLLTPFDIPARFNLPLATSRPLGAILLSTVGLFFILCWVRQRPIHWMKINFQPPPLRIALAQTFVSATDFMCASAALYVLLPKDAQISFLPFTAIFILAVIVSLVSHVPGGLGVLELVVVTMLPFSNSHGLLASLLAYRVIYYLLPLTVGLCIVGVATFREHASTATAIGREAVRWTMVIGPRVVTGGVFVAGLILLISGSLPASHGRMAMLREFLPLPVVEVSHLLGSVIGALLLVLARSLQRRIDAAWVLTCILLGLGVLVSLAKGFDYEEAIILFVLLMALLPCRSHFFRKGQLLSPSLSPTWLLAAILSLGLMFWIVMFAYRHVEYSNDLWWEFAYRHDAPRSLRALLAAAVTIAIFAVASLLRAKPVTPTLATEEELAEVTDLVAASEACDANLALLGDKRFVFSHDRQAAVMFGCQGNCWIAMGDPIGHAESMDDAAWNFREACDAAGTWPVFYQVSQSSLARYVEMGLTMIKLGEEARVPLTDFSLAGGKRSGLRRTHKKVEEAGITFEIIPRSNVPQIMPRLKEISDAWLGDKATAEKGFSLGFFNEAYLSRYDIALVRDSQGIAIAFANILPGANHEELSIDLMRYVPDSQRNVMEYLFIELMLYGHHQGYHWFNLGMAPLSGIEANRLGPLWNRVCSLVFQHGEHFYNFQGLRNYKEKFDPVWSPKYLASPGGIALPQVLTNVATLISGGLGKLLHR
- a CDS encoding alpha/beta fold hydrolase, producing MKSQLCKTPEGRERLEGWYARFLAKVDRPVEAISVPTRFGENHVLITGPEDGPPLVVLHAMRTGAAFLLAELQPLLSRYRVYAPDLPGQSIRGLDVRLPFKGDAWRGWIGDVFDGLRLDKANLFGVSWGAYVARVAASSMPSRVERLALLVPAGIANGSHLTGLMKMAFPMLRYQFRPTQKNLRQLLAPIVSTWDDNWGGYIECSLKDLKMDPRIPPVATVAELKQLTMPVLAITGEDDISFPGQLIARRLKAEVPQAEVEVLPQCKHCPPTTPEFREWIANRLMNFFG